In one Oryza glaberrima chromosome 2, OglaRS2, whole genome shotgun sequence genomic region, the following are encoded:
- the LOC127764619 gene encoding protein ADP-ribosyltransferase PARP3 isoform X1, which translates to MFAVVCVDGLFLGWPLTFVHETRSRTLAASQEEGKAAPKKQKTESKEQEGGQQAPSKNKKTADNEEHDGEQEPSKNKKLKAEESDLNGKATAVKEFSEFCKAIREHLTIEDMRKILQANEQDASGSEDAVVPRCEDVMFYGPLDKCPVCGGQLECKGLEYKCTGTHSEWACCSFSTNNPSRRGGPIKVPDDVKNDFVRKWLKQQEGNKYPKRNLDDEGIFSGMMIALSGRMSRSHGYFKEQIMKHGGKVNNSVIGVTCVVASPAERHQGGSGGFAEALERGTPVVSENWIIDSVQKKEKQPLAAYDIASDVVPEGRGLPLGNLDPTEEAIETLAAELKLAGKRAVHKDSKLEKDGGHIYEKDGIIYNCAFSVCDLGGDINQLCIMQLIMVPENHLHLYYKKGPIGHDQMAEERVEDFGSRFNDAIKEFVRLFEEVTGNEFEPWEREKKFKKKCMKMYPLDMDDGVDVRHGGVALRQLGAAAAHCKLDPSVTFIMKQLCSQEIYRYALTEMGHDVPDLPIGMLTDLHLKRGEETLLEWKQDVESAPESGPAADAFWMEISNKWFTLFPTTRPYTMKGYEQIADNVASGLETVRDINVASRLIGDVFGSTLDDPLSQCYKKLGCSINRVVEDSEDYKMILKYLEKTYEPVKVGDVVYSATVERIYAVESSALPSYDEIKKLPNKVLLWCGTRSSNLLRHLRDGFVPAVCHIPVPGYMFGKAIVCSDAAAEAARYGFTAVDRPEGYLVLAVASLGKEIQEITGTPGSEDVKRMEEKKMGVKGVGRKTTDPSEHFTWRDGVTVPCGKLVPSTNKDGPLEYNEYAVYDPKQVSIAFLVGVKYEEQNMEVVPDE; encoded by the exons ATG TTTGCAGTTGTTTGTGTGGacggattgtttcttggttggCCCTTAACCTTT GTACACGAGACAAGATCACGCACACTAGCGGCTTCCCAAGAAGAAGGGAAGGCTGCTCCGAAGAAGCAGAAGACAGAAAGCAAAGAGCAGGAAGGTGGCCAGCAAGCGCCCTCCAAGAACAAGAAGACAGCCGACAATGAAGAGCACGACGGGGAGCAGGAGCCATCAAAGAACAAGAAGCTCAAAGCGGAGGAATCTGACCTGAATGGGAAGGCAACAGCCGTGAAGGAGTTCTCTGAATTCTGCAAGGCCATAAGGGAACACCTCACGATCGAGGACATGCGCAAGATCCTCCAAGCCAATGAACAGGATGCATCTGGATCAGAAGATGCAGTTGTCCCAAGATG TGAGGATGTGATGTTTTATGGGCCTCTTGACAAGTGCCCCGTATGCGGTGGTCAGCTCGAGTGTAAGGGATTGGAATACAAGTGCACTGGGACTCACAGTGAGTGGGCATGTTGTAGCTTCAGTACTAACAATCCTTCGAGGAGAGGTGGTCCTATAAAGGTCCCTGATGATGTCAAGAATGATTTCGTGCGCAAG TGGCTGAAGCAACAAGAAGGGAATAAGTACCCTAAACGTAATTTGGATGACGAGGGTATCTTCTCGGGCATGATGATtgcattgtctggaaggatgtCACGCTCACAT GGTTATTTCAAGGAGCAGATTATGAAGCATGGAGGGAAAGTCAACAACTCCGTGATTG GTGTCACTTGTGTAGTGGCTTCCCCAGCTGAGAGACATCAAGGTGGCTCTGGAGGATTTGCCGAAGCACT GGAGCGTGGAACTCCTGTTGTGAGTGAGAATTGGATAATTGATAGCGTCCAGAAGAAGGAAAAGCAACCTTTGGCTGCTTATGATATTGCATCTGATGTTGTTCCAGAAGGCCGAGGGCTGCCGCTGGGCAACCTTGATCCAACTGAGGAGGCTATCGAGACCTTGGCTGCAGAG CTTAAACTTGCAGGCAAAAGAGCAGTGCACAAAGATTCTAAACTGGAGAAAGACGGAGGACATATCTATGAGAAGGATGGCATCATCTACAATTGTGCCTTTTCTGTGTGCGATTTAGGAGGCGATATTAACCA GTTATGCATTATGCAGCTGATCATGGTGCCTGAGAACCATTTGCACCTATACTACAAGAAGGGTCCTATTGGACATGACCAGATGGCAGAGGAACGGGTTGAAGATTTTGGTAGTCGTTTCAATGATGCTATCAAGGAATTTGTCCGTCTTTTTGAGGAGGTTACTGGAAATGAGTTTGAaccatgggagagagagaagaaatttaAGAAGAAGTGTATGAAGATGTATCCCTTGGACATG GATGATGGTGTTGATGTGCGCCATGGTGGTGTGGCTCTTCGTCAGTTGGGAGCTGCTGCAGCACACTGCAAGCTTGACCCTTCTGTTACTTTTATCATGAAACAACTATGCAGCCAAGAAATATACAG GTATGCTTTGACAGAGATGGGCCATGATGTGCCAGACCTTCCTATCGGGATGCTTACAGATCTCCATCTGAAAAGAG GGGAGGAGACGCTACTAGAGTGGAAACAAGATGTCGAGTCTGCTCCAGAGTCTGGGCCTGCTGCTGACGCATTCTGGATGGAGATCAGCAATAAGTGGTTCACCCTATTCCCCACAACTCGTCCATATACAATGAAGGGATATGAACAGATTGCTGACAAT GTGGCTTCTGGTTTGGAGACTGTTCGTGATATAAATGTCGCTTCTCGTCTTATTGGTGATGTGTTTGGTTCAACTTTAGATGACCCACTGTCTCAATGCTACAAGAAACTAGGCTGTTCTATCAATCGTGTTGTTGAAGACTCGGAGGACTATAAGATGATCCTGAAGTATCTGGAGAAAACCTACGAGCCTGTCAAGGTTGGCGATGTG GTTTACAGTGCTACTGTCGAGCGGATATATGCTGTTGAATCGAGTGCTCTTCCTTCTTATGATGAAATAAAGAAACTTCCGAACAAAGTTCTCCTCTGGTGTG GAACAAGAAGTTCAAATTTGCTCAGGCACCTGCGCGATGGTTTCGTGCCTGCTGTCTGCCATATACCAGTGCCGGGATACATG TTTGGCAAAGCCATAGTTTGCTCAGACGCAGCAGCCGAAGCCGCGCGCTACGGCTTCACGGCGGTGGATCGTCCGGAGGGTTACCTGGTCCTGGCGGTGGCATCTCTGGGGAAAGAGATCCAGGAGATAACAGGCACGCCAGGCTCAGAG GACGTGAAACGcatggaggagaagaagatgggCGTGAAGGGagtcgggaggaa
- the LOC127762681 gene encoding protein SELF-PRUNING-like — protein sequence MSRVLEPLIVGKVIGEVLDNFNPTVKMTATYGANKQVFNGHEFFPSAVAGKPRVEVQGGDLRSFFTLVMTDPDVPGPSDPYLREHLHWIVTDIPGTTDASFGREVVSYESPRPNIGIHRFILVLFRQKRRQAVSPPPSRDRFSTRQFAEDNDLGLPVAAVYFNAQRETAARRR from the exons ATGTCGAGGGTGCTGGAGCCTCTCATTGTGGGGAAGGTGATCGGCGAGGTGCTGGACAACTTCAACCCCACGGTGAAGATGACGGCCACCTACGGCGCCAACAAGCAGGTGTTCAACGGCCACGAGTTcttcccctccgccgtcgccggcaagccGCGCGTCGAGGTCCAGGGCGGCGACCTCAGGTCCTTCTTCACATTG GTGATGACTGACCCTGATGTGCCAGGGCCTAGTGATCCATACCTGAGGGAGCATCTTCACTG GATTGTTACTGATATTCCTGGGACTACTGATGCCTCTTTTG GGAGGGAGGTGGTGAGCTACGAGAGCCCGCGGCCAAACATCGGCATCCACAGGTTCATCCTGGTGCTGTTCCGGCAGAAGCGCCGGCAGGCGGtgagcccgccgccgtcgagggaCCGCTTCAGCACCCGCCAGTTCGCCGAGGACAACGACCTcggcctccccgtcgccgccgtctacTTCAACGCGCAGCGCGagaccgccgctcgccgccgctaa
- the LOC127764619 gene encoding protein ADP-ribosyltransferase PARP3 isoform X2: protein MVHETRSRTLAASQEEGKAAPKKQKTESKEQEGGQQAPSKNKKTADNEEHDGEQEPSKNKKLKAEESDLNGKATAVKEFSEFCKAIREHLTIEDMRKILQANEQDASGSEDAVVPRCEDVMFYGPLDKCPVCGGQLECKGLEYKCTGTHSEWACCSFSTNNPSRRGGPIKVPDDVKNDFVRKWLKQQEGNKYPKRNLDDEGIFSGMMIALSGRMSRSHGYFKEQIMKHGGKVNNSVIGVTCVVASPAERHQGGSGGFAEALERGTPVVSENWIIDSVQKKEKQPLAAYDIASDVVPEGRGLPLGNLDPTEEAIETLAAELKLAGKRAVHKDSKLEKDGGHIYEKDGIIYNCAFSVCDLGGDINQLCIMQLIMVPENHLHLYYKKGPIGHDQMAEERVEDFGSRFNDAIKEFVRLFEEVTGNEFEPWEREKKFKKKCMKMYPLDMDDGVDVRHGGVALRQLGAAAAHCKLDPSVTFIMKQLCSQEIYRYALTEMGHDVPDLPIGMLTDLHLKRGEETLLEWKQDVESAPESGPAADAFWMEISNKWFTLFPTTRPYTMKGYEQIADNVASGLETVRDINVASRLIGDVFGSTLDDPLSQCYKKLGCSINRVVEDSEDYKMILKYLEKTYEPVKVGDVVYSATVERIYAVESSALPSYDEIKKLPNKVLLWCGTRSSNLLRHLRDGFVPAVCHIPVPGYMFGKAIVCSDAAAEAARYGFTAVDRPEGYLVLAVASLGKEIQEITGTPGSEDVKRMEEKKMGVKGVGRKTTDPSEHFTWRDGVTVPCGKLVPSTNKDGPLEYNEYAVYDPKQVSIAFLVGVKYEEQNMEVVPDE from the exons ATG GTACACGAGACAAGATCACGCACACTAGCGGCTTCCCAAGAAGAAGGGAAGGCTGCTCCGAAGAAGCAGAAGACAGAAAGCAAAGAGCAGGAAGGTGGCCAGCAAGCGCCCTCCAAGAACAAGAAGACAGCCGACAATGAAGAGCACGACGGGGAGCAGGAGCCATCAAAGAACAAGAAGCTCAAAGCGGAGGAATCTGACCTGAATGGGAAGGCAACAGCCGTGAAGGAGTTCTCTGAATTCTGCAAGGCCATAAGGGAACACCTCACGATCGAGGACATGCGCAAGATCCTCCAAGCCAATGAACAGGATGCATCTGGATCAGAAGATGCAGTTGTCCCAAGATG TGAGGATGTGATGTTTTATGGGCCTCTTGACAAGTGCCCCGTATGCGGTGGTCAGCTCGAGTGTAAGGGATTGGAATACAAGTGCACTGGGACTCACAGTGAGTGGGCATGTTGTAGCTTCAGTACTAACAATCCTTCGAGGAGAGGTGGTCCTATAAAGGTCCCTGATGATGTCAAGAATGATTTCGTGCGCAAG TGGCTGAAGCAACAAGAAGGGAATAAGTACCCTAAACGTAATTTGGATGACGAGGGTATCTTCTCGGGCATGATGATtgcattgtctggaaggatgtCACGCTCACAT GGTTATTTCAAGGAGCAGATTATGAAGCATGGAGGGAAAGTCAACAACTCCGTGATTG GTGTCACTTGTGTAGTGGCTTCCCCAGCTGAGAGACATCAAGGTGGCTCTGGAGGATTTGCCGAAGCACT GGAGCGTGGAACTCCTGTTGTGAGTGAGAATTGGATAATTGATAGCGTCCAGAAGAAGGAAAAGCAACCTTTGGCTGCTTATGATATTGCATCTGATGTTGTTCCAGAAGGCCGAGGGCTGCCGCTGGGCAACCTTGATCCAACTGAGGAGGCTATCGAGACCTTGGCTGCAGAG CTTAAACTTGCAGGCAAAAGAGCAGTGCACAAAGATTCTAAACTGGAGAAAGACGGAGGACATATCTATGAGAAGGATGGCATCATCTACAATTGTGCCTTTTCTGTGTGCGATTTAGGAGGCGATATTAACCA GTTATGCATTATGCAGCTGATCATGGTGCCTGAGAACCATTTGCACCTATACTACAAGAAGGGTCCTATTGGACATGACCAGATGGCAGAGGAACGGGTTGAAGATTTTGGTAGTCGTTTCAATGATGCTATCAAGGAATTTGTCCGTCTTTTTGAGGAGGTTACTGGAAATGAGTTTGAaccatgggagagagagaagaaatttaAGAAGAAGTGTATGAAGATGTATCCCTTGGACATG GATGATGGTGTTGATGTGCGCCATGGTGGTGTGGCTCTTCGTCAGTTGGGAGCTGCTGCAGCACACTGCAAGCTTGACCCTTCTGTTACTTTTATCATGAAACAACTATGCAGCCAAGAAATATACAG GTATGCTTTGACAGAGATGGGCCATGATGTGCCAGACCTTCCTATCGGGATGCTTACAGATCTCCATCTGAAAAGAG GGGAGGAGACGCTACTAGAGTGGAAACAAGATGTCGAGTCTGCTCCAGAGTCTGGGCCTGCTGCTGACGCATTCTGGATGGAGATCAGCAATAAGTGGTTCACCCTATTCCCCACAACTCGTCCATATACAATGAAGGGATATGAACAGATTGCTGACAAT GTGGCTTCTGGTTTGGAGACTGTTCGTGATATAAATGTCGCTTCTCGTCTTATTGGTGATGTGTTTGGTTCAACTTTAGATGACCCACTGTCTCAATGCTACAAGAAACTAGGCTGTTCTATCAATCGTGTTGTTGAAGACTCGGAGGACTATAAGATGATCCTGAAGTATCTGGAGAAAACCTACGAGCCTGTCAAGGTTGGCGATGTG GTTTACAGTGCTACTGTCGAGCGGATATATGCTGTTGAATCGAGTGCTCTTCCTTCTTATGATGAAATAAAGAAACTTCCGAACAAAGTTCTCCTCTGGTGTG GAACAAGAAGTTCAAATTTGCTCAGGCACCTGCGCGATGGTTTCGTGCCTGCTGTCTGCCATATACCAGTGCCGGGATACATG TTTGGCAAAGCCATAGTTTGCTCAGACGCAGCAGCCGAAGCCGCGCGCTACGGCTTCACGGCGGTGGATCGTCCGGAGGGTTACCTGGTCCTGGCGGTGGCATCTCTGGGGAAAGAGATCCAGGAGATAACAGGCACGCCAGGCTCAGAG GACGTGAAACGcatggaggagaagaagatgggCGTGAAGGGagtcgggaggaa
- the LOC127762676 gene encoding probable sodium/metabolite cotransporter BASS4, chloroplastic has translation MVTTHHLCLLRSTVLSVPVRLRAPRAPPHPRLPTASASASSYHGPTHLRRLRPLRAAAAAGGASPDGADGAKRPAPAAASSSLGAALVGFARSNFLPLALIAGIALALMDPTFGCLAHKYSLSKYSTFGIFLISGLTLRTKELGAALEAWPAGLFGLASILLFTPFLAQFIMQIKFFPHEFITGLAMFCCMPTTLSSGVTLTQLVGGNTALALAMTAISNLLGIMIVPLSLAKYIGVGAGVSLPTEKLFKSLVTTLLIPIILGKVARETSKGIAGFVDGNKQGFSVTSAILLSLVPWIQVSRSRSLLLSVQPKAFAVAVTVGVLLHFALLAFNAAALHILSRLEQRGVSVFARNEYARAVILVASQKTLPVLVAVVEQLGGALGESGLLVIPCVAAHINQIIIDSIIVNWWRQRDQQFANAK, from the exons aTGGTAACCACCCACCACCTCTGCCTCCTCCGGTCGACCGTCCTCTCCGTTCCCGTCCGCCTCCGTGCACCCCGGGCTCCCCCTCACCCCCGCCtgcccaccgcctccgcctccgcctcctcctatCATGGGCCAAcgcacctccgccgcctgcggccactgcgcgccgccgccgccgccggaggagccTCGCCG GATGGCGCTGATGGGGCCaagcgccccgcgcccgcggcggcgtctTCCTCGCTGGGAGCCGCGCTGGTCGGCTTCGCGCGTAGCAACTTCCTCCCGCTAG CTCTAATTGCTGGGATTGCTCTGGCCCTCATGGATCCTACATTCGGATGCCTTGCTCACAAATATTCACTGTCAAAGTACAGCACCTTCGGGATATTCCTTATCTCAG GACTGACTCTGCGAACCAAGGAACTTGGTGCAGCACTAGAAGCTTGGCCTGCAGGGCTTTTTGGACTT GCCTCAATCTTGCTGTTTACACCCTTTTTGGCTCAGTTTATTATGCAAATTAAGTTCTTCCCTCATGAATTTATCACTG GGTTGGCTATGTTTTGTTGCATGCCAACAACATTATCAAGTGGAGTCACCTTAACTCAG CTTGTTGGTGGTAACACTGCTCTTGCTCTCGCAATGACGGCTATATCAAACTTACTGGGCATTATGATT GTACCTCTTTCTCTTGCAAAGTACATTGGTGTTGGAGCTGGGGTGTCTTTGCCCACAGAGAAACTATTTAAAAGTCTGGTTACAACCCTTCTTATCCCCATTATTTTAGGAAAG GTTGCTCGAGAAACATCAAAAG GTATTGCTGGCTTTGTTGATGGAAATAAGCAGGGCTTTTCAGTTACAAGTGCTATTCTTCTCAGCTTA GTCCCATGGATACAAGTAAGCAGATCAAGATCACTGCTCTTATCTGTTCAACCAAAAGCCTTTGCTGTTGCTGTCACTGTTGGAGT GCTTTTGCACTTTGCTCTGTTGGCTTTCAATGCTGCAGCATTGCATATCTTGTCACGTCTTGAACAAAGAGGAGTGTCTGTCTTTGCAAGGAATGAGTATGCTCGAGCTGTCATTTTAGTGGCCAGTCAG AAAACATTGCCAGTGCTGGTTGCCGTGGTTGAGCAGCTTGGAGGTGCTCTCGGAGAATCAGGGTTGCTGGTAATCCCATGTGTTGCTGCACATATTAACCAG ATTATTATCGACTCTATCATAGTAAATTGGTGGCGCCAAAGAGATCAACAATTTGCTAAtgcaaaataa